The following DNA comes from Triplophysa dalaica isolate WHDGS20190420 chromosome 5, ASM1584641v1, whole genome shotgun sequence.
TTTCAACTAATCGTTCTGAACGGTGCACCTGGCTGCTGTTatcatgtttgttatttaagTATGTATTCATGCATTAgtttgtatgtaatgtttactgtctACTGTAATTTCAGTTATTCCTTCAGGGAAGCTtctcttatttcattttataaatgcagtGAAGCATCACTAAACTCTACTCCTGGTgcgttgtgggtaatatcagccgttTGAGTGTTCATGTATCTGCAGATTGAAATTTCATTGGAAACGATTGACCAACAAGTAATTTTAGAATACTTATGTCAGCGTTCTATGctttgggacatactaattctaATCAAATTAAGCATAAATATTGTCAATATATTACATGTTAACATTAAACtatgaaatgtaataaatgactCAATAAAAATAACCTCACCATCTGCCTCGCTCACATTCTCCTGTGTCCCATTATCAGCAGGAGTGGCTTCTGACATGGTGGAGTTAGGATCCTTATGGATtacttataaaacaaaacattataaaattataGAGACCCTGTGAATGAACTGAGATTTGAATAATCAAGAAACTTTTGTCACTGTTAAACTTTTATTACTCACCATCATGACACACAAATGGCTTAAGTTTACTGCAACCAGCATCATTCCACTGACCCCGAACATTCATGATCTCTGTACAGAAACCTGTAGGAGATGATCCACCATTAGGTTCACCAGACCTCCAGTATCTGAAGGCGGAGTCAGTGTTATCTGACCACTCCCACGtgtctctgaacagaccaatccagacAGATCTCTCAGCATTattaatgatgttgtggatCAGTTGATGGTCAGTCTGGTTCCTCACACTGGTCAGATCAGTATGATACTGTCTGCAGAAATTCTGAGCTTCTCTCCATGTTTTAGTAGAAGTGTAGATGATGTGACTCTTATTGCTCTCTGTTGAAAATAAAGCAGAGAGATTATTTGTCAtccatttgaaatgtttttattgatgttCAGAGAATAAACTGATCTCAGTGTTCCTCATGTGTAGTTTGCTGTAGTTGACAGAAGAGTGAATAAGTCAAAGATCATTATTTCTGTTTCTTAactgtttatgatgtttattattgttgtcttATGATCATGTTCTGTGTCTTAactgtttatgatgtttattattgttgtcttATGATCATGTTTAGTGAAGTGAAGGTTTGCTGTCACTCACCATTGTAGCAGATAAATCTCATGTTCTTATTACAGTCCTGCTGACgccattttccatttctcataACAGCACAATCACGTCGGTCATTTGTTGGTCCAGATTCCCAGTTCGTATAGTTCACAGGATCACCCAGAGACCACTTCCATTTATTAACACCTGTTTTCTTCAGTCCAATCCAGAAGTTCTTTTTGTTCTTCACAATGTTCTTCAgttcgttcatgtcattgatgttgttgactgtggccagatctgtgtagttGAGTGTTTTGCAGTATATCTGAGCTTCAGTCCAGGTCTTCTTCATGTTTATATAGTGATAGCGGCGCTGAGAGCATTCAGATGATGAACAGAGAGCTATCCACACACagcaagaaaacaaacagaaaccaTTCAATCAATGATAAAAACTGTTGATACATCAATGTTAACGGCATTGAATCAATATTACTAACATGACATGTAATGTTGAACAATGTTTGATTTTCCATTATGAtgattgtgatcagtgtttctttgttttggacCTTGACGCTCTGTATACTTTCATTCAgtgtagtgttatttgtatgcaccgTGGGTCTGAATGagtgcagattttttattttaacacttaatatttgttttgttgaaagaCACCATCATGTCCATCTTTCCTTGAGTTGTGTTCTGGACCCTTGACTTGTAGGTGTTGGATCATATGGTATTCTGTAACTGTGTGCTTTTGGCTACATTTATAATGACAGtttagaatcacacagacatgaagaatcagtgtatgaatctaaACAaaggtgacaatcaacaaaaggaATCATTCAAAGTCTAATGACCTTTAAATTAGTAATATTACGATCTTGAATGAGTCATTCTTTTTGAACAAATCATTAAGTGAATAAATTGTTCTCGTTCACGAAATGCACTGAAATCAGATTTCATAGAGAGTGTTTTGCCTTACTAGTCTTGAAAGCACAAGCCAAGAGTTTGAGATCTGACAGAGCACACGATTGGTTGAAGGTTCTGAACAGATACGCCCTTCATTGAACGAAAGAGCCTGTGTTTTGAGTCTGAATGAGAGAAATCTCCTAAGCACAGGAACTGGGTTCATATCTCAATTACTATTTGTGAGAAGATGCTATAACTAATTACTCTTGTAAAGTAATGTGCCCAACCCTCATCATCGTTTGCTTGAAAGAATATAAACAGCAGTTTTGCTAATCCTTCTGCTTTTGCTTTACAGTTTCACTCTCCAAGGATGAACATCATAAAGCAACTAAAGATTACAGATGATCCAGTTTGGATCCAGGATCACTTGTGAAGATTTCAGATGACACCAGCACTCACGTAGACTTCAGATTATggcaaatattatatatttttacaataatgaCAATATATGTATACAGAAAATGTTTACTTGTATTGAGATATTCCCATTTATTAGTCCACAAAACTCTGGCTTATAATGTGTCTCGCATCAttcaaatattgttcatttacatatattatagaCATTATACCAATACAAAGTGGGTTGAAAATCTGTTATATTATCCTATAatcatgtttgttatttctAACTGAACATGACTTGAAGCTGACTTGTATTATCTAAGAGCTATTGTGATATGAACATGATTTGATTCTCAGTGAGTCATAGATCCCTCTGGGTgattaacatatattttttgattgtGATATGGAAACCTGCATTTTccgtaaagctgctttgaaattatttgtattttataaatggcTTAACCCTTCATTAAGCTGGGATTTCCTGTGGTGTCATGTTGCAATCAAGGTTTTCTTCTTTCAAACTAAGGTTGTCATAATATAGGAATGCTGGAGTGCTATGGGAAGCTGTAGTTTTAGGAAACCATgggaaaagtttaaaatatggTTCCTAAAGTAAAGACATGgtaatttttgtatttactgtggttttactacagCTATCAAAGTTATTATGGAGTAAAACTgattgattttgtatttattgtcttTCTGGAAATGCCGTAAAAAACATGGATAACGATTCATATggcatccatccatccattttcttccgcttatccggggccgggtcgcgggggcagcaatctaagcagggatgcccagacttccctctccctagacacttcctccagctcttcggggggacaccgaggcgttcccaggccagccgggagacatagtcctaggtcttccccggggttttctcccggtgggacatgcccggaacaccttcccgggaagatgtccagggggcatccggaaaagatgcccgagccacctcagctggcccctctcgatgtggaggagcagcggatctactctgagctcctcccgagtgaccaagcttctcaccctatctctaagggatcgaccggccaccctgcggagaaagctcatttcggccgcctgtatctgggatcttgtcctttcggtcatgacccacagctcatgaccataggtgagagtaggaacgtagattgaccggtaaatcgagagcttcgccttgcggctcagctccttcttcaccacgacagaccggtacagcgactgcattactgcagaagctgcaccgatccgtctgtcaatctcccgttccatccttccctcactcgtgaacaagacccccagatacttgaactcctccacttgaggcaggaactctccacctaccagaagtgagcaagccacccttttccgactgagaaccatggcctcatatggcaaataaatgtaaactgaaCGTCGGTCAAAAGCTTTTGTGTATTTGATCTGTTAAAATATGAATACCTTTTCACATTCTGTTGAGCATTGTTTTTGATCAATTATTGTGTTTAAGGACATTTTGgttaatttgatttaaagatTGTAAATCAGGGACGGCCAGCAAATATTACTGATAAAGCAGCAGCTCAGCAGTGGATCACCGGCAGAAACAATGAGCAGAAAGCCAGCGTTTCTCCACTGGTCTGCACGTCTTATGTTAATTGGTATCTTATCAATAAAATACAAGTTAAGAGCCCAAGTTAAGAGCCCAAGttaagcaaacactgatcacaagaATGGTGGTTTCATTCTATTTCAACATTAATTGCAGGTGAACAAGTGATTTTTGTCCAGTGTCATTTTAGACATCACCTGGACATCTATATCAGACGGTCAGAAgatgtaatttacatttatgcattttgcagacgcttttatccaaaacggtGCATTAAACTATACATTTGTCTTCACTAGGATTAACCCATGACCGTTGCtaaaaactttcattctggTTCCTCAGAGGATGTCTTTTGGCCTTTGTTTGGTGGATAACCCTGCACTAGAACAGAGTTTTCGATTCCAGTTCTGCTCCCAGAATGTTGTAGATGTCTCTCTGTATAAAACACCTGATTTAACTCATCAACTGCTAAGTGTGCTACTTGGGAAGGCTGATTTAAACATTAACTAACATTCTAAAACGTTTTGGGAGAGGTCCTGAAGACTGGACCTGACTAACTCTATATTAAAGGAAAGATGTGTCGAGTCAAGTTGGAGCTCAATCCTAGTGTATCGCATTTGGAGCTTTCTCAGATAAACTGATAtttaaacatcatcacacaaacattaaacCAGAAATACAAACTCACCTATCACAAGAAGTCTGAAATATAGAGCTTGATCCATTTCTGTTGAAGAAACACATCAGATATTCATGTTCTTCTGCTTGTTTGGTTTGAAAGTATTTCTGTTGAGCTTGTCACAGTTCTCCATTGGTGTAAACCCAGCGAACAGATGTTTGTTCTACGAATGTTCCTGAGACGTTTCTAACGGTTTTGAAACACATTCAGGCCATGTGACATGGCCACTCTAAACTGTTTGAAGTTTCTGAACCATTTAACCTACGGACAAAAGTGGCATATTCTAAAAGAAGACACTTGGGTCAATCAGACAAATTTACCGTCAACATTCTCTGATCATGCAATCGAAtggcaacaaacaaacaactgcaAAAAATCCTTTCCAGAAACATTTCCGTCATGCTTGTCAAAAGCCTCTTTAGATCCTGATAGAAATTGCAAGTAAACGggtcttaatatttttatgaacacGTGCTATATGTGGAGTGTGTACACTGTGAGATGGCCAGTGTTAAATCAACTCTGCTCAGAGTAGATGTGGTCCCACTCCACAGGGTGTTAAAGTAACAGTGATGTAGTGTTGAAGATAATGAGGTAATTAAGTGATTCATTAAGAGAAGATTAAGctttaatgatgaacacctgctgttaccAAGCAGAATCACTGAGGGAATGAGTAACACAAGAACTAAAACTGATATCCAATTACATCATTAGacgaaataaactgaaaataaaagaagacaTTAAACGagattaaaacattaaaacaatttgcAATGACATCTTAAATATATCCGTGTagttgttttgtcttaagatgTACACTAGTAATATTTTCTGTAAACTATGTTTTTGACccatcagttctgacttctatctcttttccaccctttccataaaaaaatcttaGCTTTCACTCCTGTCTTCATAAAATTACACTTGCTCCCTAAAGATGGccatatattaataatttaagcTGTTAATCCTGTTTGTTGTTCACTGAGATCTTGAGAGATGTCCCGTTTTCTTTATCTTCAGTTGAGTTCATCTACTGTTATGATTGGAcgtcagttgtagttcttgtgtttctcattGTTTCAGTGATCCTGCAGGTCATCAGCAGCGCACTCACATACACTGGGTTTATGGAGTGGGAGAATGGAAGGTAAACAGCTGGAAGCTAACTTTCCTCTTGAGAAAAAACGTCAACAAAGAGCTAAAAGCAGAATTCAAATAGTACTGCATTTCCACGAGGACTACCACTGCTGGAGTCAAAAAGTATGAATGATGATCCCTCTTCTGGACAGGTAGGAAAGTGATATGAATTGATCTTGATGGGTGATGAATGTTGCTTCCCTGCAAGCAATCTTGCGCTAGCACTTTATGGGCCCCCATCAGGCTGTCAGTGCAGGGCCCCCGAGAATCTGGTCACTGGCTAAACGTTGACCGCTTAGTTCTGGCCCTAGACGGGCAGCTCTCCCCTCATGCCCCAATattgatttgttgaaatgatGATCACTTTTGAACCTGctaataatattgaaataatgTTGACATCCCAGTCAACACGATGATGTCACATTGATCTCACAGTGACGTCACCATGTGTCAACAGCTGAATCTCACTCTCTACTATCACACATCCAGCAACACAACACTGTTCTCATCAACATTTACACATGATTATACTATCATCAAAGACTCCTTTATCATTACTCAATATAACAAATGTGCACCCTAAagtaaacacacagttacatCAGTCAGAGGAAGAGAAGTCAAACACTGTAGAgacaagagctcaactaaagcaaacactcttcaaCATAATGAtgacttcaaatgacaaaccCGTCACATCTAAACCTCGAAGGTCACAGTTTGAGCACACAGTAAGTTTGTGTGAGGTTACATTTTGATCTCTTTGAACTCatggtgacatcactgtgagatCAATGTGACATCATCGTGTTGACTGGGATTTCATCAATCCACTATTAATATGATCATTGTTTAGTTGAGCAACATTTACAACAGTCAAAACACTAGTGCAGAAAGTTAGTGAAGacatcattaaaacatttcatatgATGTCAGTGGTTCAAACTTAATTTGACAAAAACATCTGTgcaaattataacaaaatatatattgttgaaCATTTCCTCTCTTCAGTATCGTCTCTCGAGCGCATTCATgagaaaacaaagacacaatTTGAAGAAGAGTGAACATAGTTTTATATCAAGAGTTtggttttgtgtgacattattCATGTTGTGTGTAGAGTTTAAAGAGAAGAAATCATAGTTTCATAAAtagtaaaatgtcattttatgtgTTTGCATATAGCAAATGTTTACAGATGTACATTACATCCCAATCATTATCGCTCAAACCCAAAACCTTTGGACCtcaaacacaacactgacagactTCAATACTCGCTCCATACATGACAGACATTAACACAGTTTCAGTGAAATAAACATCTGTGTGAAAGTGAAGATCTGTTTCTTGATAAAGTTTCATTAGAAGTTActttcagatgaaaatgtttaaaaaacagaatgATGAAAAGAACGATTTTAATATGAatgagaatgtaaatagttcttacttttcatctcttgtgtgtttctctcgTCTATCTGCTGATgtttgtctctctgtgtgtgtttatgtcatTATATTATATCTTCAACACCTCACATCATTTGGTTATTTCACTAGATgactcattttcatatttcacttCCTCCTCTATTGTGTTTTAGTCTTATTTTCATATTTCCTTATTTGCATGTGCGTGTGCGTGTCATTCTGTATCAGTaatgttttctgaagtgaaCGCTATACATTGACATAACATATACATAATTGATGCCGCtctgtgtttctttaaatgtattacaatgTTCATATAAAATGCTATGATTTAATTTGAAagtaatatgtttttatgtaatattatatGTGAATGTTCTTCTACTTTAAGGggtgatttcatgaaaaacagacttttatcAGGTTTAAATTCTAAAATCGGTTCTCTAGTGCACctgccaactcagaaaacgtgaaaaaagaccAATCATTCACTTTTCTATGAGAGTCTATCTCTGactgtaagaatgtaaacttcttatgtccccttgtctaaacaatattctacggttgaagagtctaatcgatggaacacacagagtttcaggcctggagacaaagtttgacacagacacaagtgcttgttcaatcagagtccaatgtttattgttttcggaCTAATATCTATAAGTTTAAAccaggaggtgtcatataaaaccaccaaagcagtggaaaatcaccagacgtTCTGTTTTGtctattcctcctgaacaatcagatatgatcgtatttaatattacaataataaaacaattctccaaacaatatcaaaacaattgtccctaggcttcattaggaaccttgagatggagaacaacagatacttatatcaacataagacagcatgacatgatagaactttcaacgaggttaaacaacaagaaagtaaggcacatctaatatgaatgactacatatgatatatgaactttgtattaaacacagatgcaatatttgtagaggacaggacgaaatccagattctcacaatggccactttcagaccaacggtcttacaagcagtcctgtgtccctttaaagaacaaggtgttaatacaaaatctttaataaaaggatagttgcattcgcgtatttttgtttggttttcctTCTTTAATATTCAGAGTCAATTGAactattaaagacatttgttttggcatctcgcagttaccatcatcatttaaaatcatgtctgttgtAAGCAGTtaatttctctctaattttacttcttaatttaggattataccagtgattattatacttattaggattagaataatcGTTGTTCTACGCAGTCTACCTGGCTGCCTGAACGGATGCCATGGCCTGTTAGGTTCtatcatttaagaatttaagaatatctgtgccaaacacaataagggcttttgtaagtgtgcacgcagtataggaattgatatctaagaattccatGGAAATTTGCACTAAGGATAacaatttttctctttttccatTTTAGAAtagaatttggccctcaatgccTTTTAGGAtagaatttggccctcaatgcacctcaggggaagctacagagtcagcactgttggctcaatgggccttctatcttcttgctttgggtggcccccacctcacgaaaggtagttctttcctcagcttagtcagtgctttctgCACCCTGAGGTGTAGTAAGGTGAATACCctgagattctatgttaaattggagcttgtctgctctcctgaagaacacaacttcagtctggaagtgtgtatccactgtggctggtagtccgtcagaactcctgtccgtgtgacggcaatcacagtcgctggtccgtggtactttggttctccaacctttgttggcttcagattcctcaccaggactttttgtcctggaacaaagttatgagtaggctgctctgagggaagagcaaggcacaaagaaacatcagcacatatagaatttaacttttcgactagggaagTCATGTAGTTCTCCTGGATCACCTGAAGATCACCTaaacaagaaataccagaccggcctttgacccacggggtcgggaaagttctacccattagtacctcgaacggagacaattttgtcgtggaagatggagtcattcttatttctgccaagactgcgggcaaCAAATCAACCCACTTTTTCCCTGTTTCGcgtacagcttttgttagtcgtgttttaagtgttcgattacatctctccacgactgttgcactttgcggatgataaggaatattaaaatgccaatcaatagacaacgCTTTTGATAAGAGCTGTGTTACTTTTGACGTGAACCCCGTcgcttcaggccactttgatAATCGATCAATAattaccaaaaaatatttttgatttccTATCGGCGTCATGTccgtaaaatcaatttgtaaatgttgaaaaggagcttccggatgtgtcaatgcatcgtgcttagctgatttgtgtGGATTTACCttgagcacatgttaagcatgcatccaaaacaagctttgctgttttatatgaacatcggctatacaatacaattgattaattgcttgaactacttttgcacaactggtgtgagataacccatggtaatgtATGATTAGGATAATTAACCCtaatttcggtagtgctattctaccctgtGTTGTTTAACTTTGCATTCGTTATGTGCACTGTCATTGCAAcatgtgtttcattttttggatgaaatggtgatttaatctgatcttgggctgctgcctttgcggcttcatcagcccttctgttgcctaaagtctgttcatcctcccccgaagcgtgccccttgacctttactatggccacttcgagcggaagctgaactgcttcagtcaactgtcctatcagatttgcatgtgctattggttttccatcagcagttttaaaacttctcgcttcccacattctggcataatggtgaagaacactccaaGCATACCTGGAATCAGTATAAATAGTTACTCTCTTCCCTGTCATtagctcacaggcccgtattaatgctatcaactctgctGCTTGAGCCGAATTGTAGTCTAAAGCAAAtgcttcttttacctctcctgaatcggaaaccacagcatagccacaaaggtagacaccgtcagagggctttgaacaagacccatcaacataaatatgTTCTCCCCCTCTAGGGACGtatccaacagatcgaacctagaagagtaagaggtggtcagttcaaagatgcaatcatgaaaccagtttcatccctgaacagagaccataacaaagggttaatcatggaGTCTACCCGTGTAGACATGCTGCCCCCGGAGACAGATACCCTTGCTTTTATCAGTCCAGTTGTAGGCAGaggatcgacggatgcctgtaaactagacagaaaggaaaaaacaactttgtgatcagtaaacttaatatccatgcctaatttatgcatcatatcacgaCCTAAAAGATTTAGTGGAGCACCCGTGTTCTCATGTTTGCTCGGTGGTGCGTGCTACTGTGTGTGCGTCTCACCAGAAATTGGCTTGCGCAACtgtctgcactctcgtttgtaatggcccctccttccgcaatgaaagcagattatttctgacttcttcctttggctaGGATGCGGCAATTGTGGATTTACAGACGTTTGTTCAATGTTCCTTTTCCCTGGATAGACTATAAACATGGCATTCTCTAAAGCcatatcatgcaagtttgaagtcgttattctgatcaattgcgcttgtttatgattcatgttatttaacaaaGTGTTAACAAACAGAGGCTTTATGTCATTATTCAATGGCAATTTAGAATCTTCGATCCATTCAttcttaaaacacacaaaaagtatagcagctgagtctctcttgctgcctgtttcaaaagataagacctgttgactccctagacatttatcaagaaacactcttatctgtctaaaaatatttcaacatctgtaaaagtttccTAAACAACACATGTGGGTTTACAAAATGGACACATATTTACCCGCTTCCTGTGCAGAAGGCAAACTTTTACAAATCGCCTCCATATCAGACATTCTTAGCGGTCTCTCATTTAGCGTGTTCCCAGctcttacccaaaccattgaattttgagggtttgtacttacattaggtttatcaattaatttttccggttttatctcttttggttttatcaacagtgatggtgcagagggagaagtctgtTTTTGGCAAGGGTTTGTGTATCCCGGCGGCTTTTCTAATGGCCACCGGGTTTAATTtgcatacgcaacaatttttgttttttcaggaccctggtcccaaacctttttcatgtctttccatactgcataaactttattcatgtatggataatcccatATTGGGTTTTTTCAggaccctggtcccaaacctttttcatgtcttttgccaataacatacactcatcagaaaaTGAACCTTCCCTGGGATAGGGAATAtcaattttcggttttattccctccgaccatcctgcgagattgctaacatatggatctgtataaaatcccttataatttctgtaaataaatgcgACTGGCGTTTCGCCCGGCAGTGGCCTCGAAACAGAATTCCCCATCTTACACAAACCCGGCGGTGATaagacagtacagtacagacaaaacaaagaaaaacccttgTGTTCAATCGAACAACAGTTTCAACAATactgcatgtattatattgtgatcaGAGGGGGATATTTACCTCaccgtccttttctgacaccaatatttcaatacatgcagtaacagtgatatcaataatatcttcaattttaactgtaagaatgttatcttttagaataacaATTAAACAGATTATgaattctttttatatatattttttgtttgtttgtgagtaacaaagcctcCTCAAAGCcaacacttcgatcccaaattacagtgtgatcaagactgaATTAACCATTgatatttgttaataattattttactaattactgTGGCCAGCTTCACTGGtacaacaatgggagaatcaactcccactaacatgaatttaaacacacaagaatcctacagggtaagcgttagatttctgtaagtcataaagaactgtatagaaaaacacttaccccttttaatgtaggtctgtgaccgatcgtcagtgcgccccagaggtctttgttctctttggttcaatgagagaagagtctcccctcagacgagcccccaatccgtaagaatgtaaacttcttatgtccccttgtctaaacaatattctacggttgaagagtctaatcgatggaacacacagagtttcaggcctggagacaaagtttgacacagacacaagtgcttgttcaatcagagttcaatgtttattgttttcggactattatttatatgtttgaaacaggaggtgtcatataaaaccaccagagtggaaaatcaccagactttctatTTAGtctattcctcctgaacaatcagatatgatcgtatttaatattacaataataaaacaattctccaaacaatattaaaacaattgtccctaggcttcattaggaaccttgagatggagaacaacagatacttatatcaacataagacagcatgacatgatagaactttcaacgaggttaaacaacaagaaagtaaggcacatctaa
Coding sequences within:
- the LOC130421151 gene encoding macrophage mannose receptor 1-like gives rise to the protein MKKMDQALYFRLLVIALCSSSECSQRRYHYINMKKTWTEAQIYCKTLNYTDLATVNNINDMNELKNIVKNKKNFWIGLKKTGVNKWKWSLGDPVNYTNWESGPTNDRRDCAVMRNGKWRQQDCNKNMRFICYNESNKSHIIYTSTKTWREAQNFCRQYHTDLTSVRNQTDHQLIHNIINNAERSVWIGLFRDTWEWSDNTDSAFRYWRSGEPNGGSSPTGFCTEIMNVRGQWNDAGCSKLKPFVCHDVIHKDPNSTMSEATPADNGTQENVSEADEKLILIEENLSWTEALRYCRENHVDLVSVDSENIQLWATEMALEASTDSVWLGLRHSCSVGIWFWVNGEIACYQNWAPGNETLVDDCEREGRSGAVQSGGRHLWISLPESKQLNFICSRYD